The following is a genomic window from Miscanthus floridulus cultivar M001 chromosome 14, ASM1932011v1, whole genome shotgun sequence.
tgtttctgcgtatccgctaaggctgcggctgccttgatggtgtgctacacctggcatcatcaaacgtggctcccggcacaagttgtgcgtctcctcccactcgcgtgagcaccacttgtccaccatccgttcccagcactggggatacgcggcgcaccaataaggaatcatctataggccatcaagtacatgacatatcagaagatgaaattaagcctacttaatctcaaaaggaatcagtattaatgttctgtatttacctgcaggtactggtcccgggtcagcgtcatgctcattgcgtcccttttggtgaccttcgttccaaggatggtcccgtggtaagttacgacggcctggatgcgcgcctcgtaatgcatgtccacgacgagttttttgcagcatttggtagccaccgcatccgccctggcctcatgtccgtcctggcatctaaagaaatcctgcatacaaacacgatgtatccattcattatttcaagaatgtccaatgaatgcgatgtattgagcaatgtagtgcgaggaggacttacccacagctcttgcttcacccgctccaccttgttgttgaataccctgcggGCCCGATCTACAGCATCAGGGGCGGCGGCGTAGTGgccaaacgagtaggccggccccgtcactccggcatactcaaccaggccagggaagtgctccttgcatagaagaccgaggatgccattgacttggcgtgtgtgagcacctccactcgccacaatcgtccagttcctgcccaagtgattaagaaaaattattagtttctattttgattttcaacatatcacataaagtagtgataacatctaaagttacttacttttccccctcaggtcgaatcagcgggcgtctctcacgaggtatcggtcgcttagggaggctcacgggacctcgcaagtagacgctcgacgaACTAGATGAAGCGAAACCCACTGCTgtcgcctcctcctcatcctcctgtgcctcctcggcgtcctcctagggcacctgctcctcctcctcctcctcacgcgacggggcggcaggcgacggctccctcctgcggctgctcctcctcctactctcccccggtgcagcggtgcttgtccttcggtacaaggacgttagcttcctcgtcccaccacccaccatctttgttcaatcacctgcaattaaaaagagtaaaccaataagcacagataaacaagaagtacttagaaagagatgcaaaataaacaaaacgtaaTTACAAATTCACAACGATAGtccatcaagtccaagcacaagtcacaaccacaagtaaatctcaagtccaagcacatgacgaagcacaactcctcaaaaagCCGGacatatgagtccacatatgttcctcaccatatcccacaaaaccacctccttcattgggcacgagagcatctatctgagcacgcacctcagcaccactcttcatgcgcggtttagggtctatcactgcaacacctttcataaagttcttgatgtcttgtctgaatggatggttagaagggaggaattgacgatgcctATCGAACAacgaatacttaccacccttcttcaaccaaatgaacctcacagcttccttgcatattaggCACGGGAACTTCTcgtggacacaccaggcggcgaataacccatacgccaggaagtcatgcagggagtagtggtaccaaacatgcatcttgaaggatgattttgtagctcggtcgtatgtccatacccccttctcccaagcgtcgattaattcatcaatcataggctccatgtacacacccatattactccccgagtttcttggaattatcaacgacaagaagacgttatgccgttgaaaggacatgccggggggagattcagggggataacaaacacgggccaacatgtgtatggggcagacaactatccataaggattgaacccatctgttgcaagcgcgacacatacattacgagcctcagctgctttgtcaggatgtttgtcattaaagtacgtccatgcttcggCATCAGATGGATGCACCATCGTCCACGGCTCgtaccgtacaccttctttatgccatgtcatctgtttcgcggattcatCGGTCATGAAAAACCATTGGATCCTCGGCACAAacggaaggtgtcgtaggactttcgcggggatcgtaagctgcctcttctagccatctccagagtctacctccaggtaccttgaggatttacacttcggatagtactttgcatccttgtgatctttcctaaataagacgcaccccttcggacaaacatgtatcttgtcatatggcatcttaagcatacgaagtagtttctgtgactcgtgcaagttcttcggcagaatgtgcttctccggtagcatgctgccaaacatggccaacatcttatcaaagccttcgcgactcagatttaactcggccttcaaccccataacaCGTCTAATGGCATCCAACTGAGAAACCGttgtactctcatgaaggggtttATGTGCCAAGTCCAACATTTCATAGAAGGCCTTagcggcttcctccatctcctccttctcacgtccttctgcgaagtgagcttggtgagtgtcatctagcatgtcttctactccggcatcatcatcaaaagcctcgaggcgtggtctcaccacctctgctcttatacgatctgcttcaccatggtggatcc
Proteins encoded in this region:
- the LOC136502569 gene encoding uncharacterized protein isoform X1 — encoded protein: MQDFFRCQDGHEARADAVATKCCKKLVVDMHYEARIQAVVTYHGTILGTKVTKRDAMSMTLTRDQYLQMIPYWCAAYPQCWERMVDKWCSREWEETHNLCREPRLMMPGVAHHQGSRSLSGYAETWSTSHGGQPCSIFKAFAMAHKGKATSDVDYNPVDGPEAYSNATVHNRLSEYISMAREVHGP
- the LOC136502569 gene encoding uncharacterized protein isoform X2, yielding MHYEARIQAVVTYHGTILGTKVTKRDAMSMTLTRDQYLQMIPYWCAAYPQCWERMVDKWCSREWEETHNLCREPRLMMPGVAHHQGSRSLSGYAETWSTSHGGQPCSIFKAFAMAHKGKATSDVDYNPVDGPEAYSNATVHNRLSEYISMAREVHGP